A stretch of the Planktothricoides raciborskii GIHE-MW2 genome encodes the following:
- a CDS encoding DUF1361 domain-containing protein, protein MLDQGLTWIDYASQAMLSNSRWMTWNTFLALVPLGLSFCLFKPSTSRWFPWAVCLLMGLTFFPNARLVAWFLRHLIPDLGMPYLLGTLLLTVGLMIVDIWVIKRSHSRSLTWWLGFLIFISFLPNAPYVLTDIIHLIDDIREGYSVWIITLALIPLYLIFMIVGFQAYVLSLMHLGEYMQGQGWGRLIFFAEVIIHGLSAIAIYLGRFLRFNSWDIITNTHTLINSVMEELIAKRPVLVMVITFLVISALYWLMKWLTLGVQQLSHHRKKINSQFLLENQKH, encoded by the coding sequence ATGCTCGATCAAGGTTTAACTTGGATAGATTACGCATCTCAAGCGATGTTAAGTAATAGTCGCTGGATGACTTGGAATACTTTTTTAGCCTTAGTCCCGTTAGGGTTAAGTTTTTGCTTATTTAAACCAAGCACATCCCGCTGGTTTCCCTGGGCAGTTTGTTTGCTGATGGGTCTAACTTTTTTCCCCAATGCGCGACTTGTGGCATGGTTTCTCCGTCACCTGATTCCCGATTTAGGAATGCCCTATTTACTTGGTACATTGTTGCTCACCGTTGGTCTAATGATCGTGGATATTTGGGTGATTAAGCGATCGCATTCCCGTTCCCTAACTTGGTGGTTAGGCTTTTTAATTTTTATCAGTTTTTTACCCAATGCTCCTTATGTCTTAACCGATATCATTCATTTAATTGACGATATTCGCGAAGGCTATTCCGTTTGGATTATTACTTTGGCGTTGATTCCTTTATATTTAATCTTTATGATTGTCGGTTTCCAAGCTTATGTCCTCTCCTTAATGCACCTGGGAGAATATATGCAGGGCCAAGGGTGGGGACGATTGATTTTCTTCGCTGAAGTGATTATACATGGTTTGAGTGCGATCGCTATTTATCTAGGCCGATTTCTCCGGTTTAATAGTTGGGACATTATCACCAACACCCACACTTTAATCAACAGCGTCATGGAAGAGTTAATCGCCAAACGTCCCGTACTGGTAATGGTAATTACCTTTCTGGTAATTTCTGCCTTATACTGGTTAATGAAGTGGCTGACTTTAGGGGTTCAACAACTGAGTCATCATCGAAAAAAGATTAATTCCCAGTTTTTGTTAGAAAATCAAAAACATTGA
- a CDS encoding putative N-acetylmannosamine-6-phosphate 2-epimerase has protein sequence MVNSTDKKLVSGLVSGLIVSCQAPADSPLYEPKIIAAIAHAAILRGASGVRIDTPAHVSAVREELQKNFETPYPIIGLWKQTLPDYEVYITPRFADAEAIAAAGADIIAIDATERKRPPGESLASLIQRIHNDLGKMVMADVDTIAAAIAAEKAGADMVGTTLYGYTAATKNFSPPGFDLLEAMVTTLQVPVICEGGISAPAMAKKALEIGADAVVVGTDITGIDLKVQAYQGAIARG, from the coding sequence ATGGTCAATTCTACAGATAAAAAATTGGTGTCCGGTTTGGTGTCCGGTTTAATTGTATCTTGTCAAGCACCCGCTGATTCGCCGTTATATGAACCGAAAATCATTGCCGCGATCGCCCATGCGGCAATTCTGCGTGGGGCTTCTGGGGTGCGGATTGATACCCCTGCCCATGTGTCAGCGGTCCGTGAAGAGTTGCAAAAGAATTTTGAGACGCCCTATCCGATTATTGGCTTGTGGAAACAAACGTTGCCAGACTATGAGGTTTATATTACGCCTCGGTTTGCGGATGCAGAGGCGATCGCGGCTGCGGGCGCGGATATTATTGCTATTGATGCTACGGAAAGAAAGCGTCCTCCTGGGGAATCTTTAGCTAGTTTAATTCAGCGAATTCACAATGATTTGGGCAAAATGGTGATGGCGGATGTGGATACTATTGCAGCGGCGATCGCCGCCGAAAAAGCGGGCGCCGATATGGTAGGCACTACCCTTTATGGTTACACCGCCGCCACCAAAAATTTTTCTCCTCCAGGTTTTGACCTGTTAGAGGCAATGGTGACAACTCTCCAGGTGCCGGTGATTTGTGAAGGGGGAATTTCTGCCCCGGCAATGGCGAAAAAAGCCCTAGAAATTGGGGCGGATGCGGTGGTTGTGGGGA